The proteins below are encoded in one region of Candidatus Amarolinea dominans:
- a CDS encoding acyltransferase domain-containing protein, protein MEQTADRAIAVVGVGAVLPDALNAPAFWKNIRTKRYSITDVPPERWSVADYYDPDPGAPDKTYSKIGAWVRGFQFDWKQFRIPPKVAAAIDGSQQWALATAAEALADYGYPKRPLNTERTGVILGTAMGGELHYFTALRIFFPEYAHALENTVAFRQLPADVRAALMAEAREMVQERFPNITEDTMPGELANIVAGRIANVFNLRGPSFIADAACASTFAAVEAAVENLINFRCDAVLTGGVDRNMGPTTFVKFSKIGALSATGSRPFGDGADGFVMGEGAAAFLLKRLSDAERDGDKIYAVIRGVGGSSDGRGKGITAPNPIGQQLATQRAWENAGLDPASATLVEAHGTSTKVGDVVEVESLATIFGNAPRGSIALGSAKSNIGHLKAGAGAAGLLKAVMAVYDKVLPPTLNAQKPNPNLNFDQMPFFVNHDLQEWKQPAQGPRRAGVSAYGFGGTNFHVVVEEHVPGALAREIATYAGVTIPGAKTAPASPPATLPVTLSASTKAPLRGILAVGAASPVELKDKLDAIWGRVEDGWMPPVAPPTAADLAANERLVIDFGTPDELLDRLGNARKAAGFGNAAAWKALQGRGIFRGSGPKPGKVAFLFPGQGSQYANMGRELAAADPVVAEVFAEGDRVMTPILGKPLTDFIFVNGDDPQAMKRVERDLMQTAITQPAMLTIDTAIYKLLATYGQYPDMVMGHSLGEYGALIAAGIMPFADALEAAAARGSEMTKVSMGDNGWMAAVMAPYKMIEETLPKIKGYVVAANINSYNQSVIGGESKAVEEAIGLFNGMGYQAVRLPVSHAFHTRIVAPASKPLRQVLNRLRISLPLLPLVGNVYGEFYPNDVEGIKDLLELQIASPVQWIKGLETLYAAGVRTFVEVGAKKALKGLVDDVLGSKPDVVSLFTNHPKTGELPSFNQALCGLYAAGYGLTASQPAWEIKPPPSQAAAAPSTPTPASSVSAIAAPSAPVAAATMPAEQDFAMPNLPSLPPAQAFQMMGQMFAQMMQTMAQPAPKTFDRNDVPQGSIVISGTGLGLPGVNKAVMDPDNALRILRGEQFVDLIPERYRRLIAEKHVTRVVKAADGSGSFETITDSGDVIKLAGRAGAFDLSEEYGISDKLVEALDITTQLAMAAGLDALREAGLPLVQTWKRTSTGRFLPDRWMLPDSLRDETGVVFASAFPGGDRFADEMKRYYVWQERLHHLEMLQSVRGAITESQALLEVDRRINAVRDDLAREPYAFDRRFLFRILSMGHSQFAEYIGARGPNTQVNAACASTAQGVSIAEDWIRSGRCRRVIVIGADNVTGDNLMEWVGAGFLATGAAATDAKVEEAALPFDRRRHGTLMGMGACALVIESEDTVRERGMRGIVELLSSETSNSAFHGTRLDVDHIAMVMNNLVTAAERRFGVDRRTMAPQMVFMSHETFTPARGGSAAAEVIALRSTFGDVTNQIIMANTKGFTGHPMGVGVEDVIAVKILEYGIVPPVPNFKEVDPDLGMLNLSRGGRYPVQYALHLAAGFGSQVAMTLTRRIPGALDRTDNKALYQRWLEDISGYDRAETDVIKRVLRIRSEAAPTRQPAPSTWRTGTGPTVRALAAGDGAGVTHLLPTPMVLPTLASPAPQVIAAPAAMTAPPAPPTSLAPAPAPVETPAPAPTPVTGQRSTLEPPWPAARAGEDRRPEIGDQVTGRGTMAASASVAAPKPVSDLGSQVVNKVLAIVAEKTGYPSDMLDLELDLEADLGIDTVKQAETFAAVREAFDIPRRDDVKLRDYPTLKRVVDFVLESRPELRGEQRTETRDQVTGRGTMAASASVAAPKPVSGLGSQVTEKVLAIVADKTGYPQDMLDLELDLEADLGIDTVKQAETFAAVREAFDIPRRDDVKLRDYPTLKRVVDFVAPEGGPEPERRSTGGEGNRDREIRSRGGGRWQRLRVSRRRNRSPVSDLR, encoded by the coding sequence ATGGAACAAACCGCAGACCGTGCCATTGCGGTGGTGGGCGTAGGCGCCGTCTTGCCAGATGCGCTGAACGCCCCCGCGTTTTGGAAAAATATCCGCACCAAGCGCTACAGCATCACCGACGTGCCGCCGGAGCGCTGGAGCGTAGCCGATTATTATGACCCTGACCCCGGCGCACCCGACAAGACCTACAGCAAAATTGGCGCCTGGGTGCGTGGGTTTCAGTTCGATTGGAAGCAATTTCGTATCCCGCCCAAAGTGGCCGCAGCCATAGACGGGAGTCAGCAATGGGCGCTGGCCACGGCCGCGGAGGCCCTGGCCGACTATGGCTATCCCAAGCGACCGCTGAATACGGAGCGCACAGGCGTTATCCTGGGCACCGCCATGGGCGGCGAGCTGCATTACTTCACCGCGCTGCGCATTTTCTTCCCCGAATATGCGCACGCCCTGGAAAATACCGTCGCGTTCAGGCAATTGCCAGCCGACGTGCGCGCGGCGTTGATGGCCGAAGCACGCGAGATGGTGCAGGAGCGCTTCCCCAATATAACCGAAGACACGATGCCCGGCGAGTTGGCCAACATCGTGGCCGGTCGCATCGCCAACGTCTTCAACCTGCGCGGGCCGAGCTTTATCGCCGACGCGGCTTGCGCGTCCACCTTTGCCGCGGTCGAAGCGGCTGTGGAAAACCTCATCAATTTCCGCTGCGATGCGGTGCTGACGGGCGGTGTGGACCGCAACATGGGGCCAACCACGTTCGTGAAATTCAGCAAAATCGGTGCGCTCAGCGCGACCGGCAGCCGGCCGTTCGGCGATGGCGCCGATGGCTTTGTGATGGGCGAAGGCGCGGCCGCGTTTCTCCTCAAACGTTTGAGCGATGCCGAACGCGATGGCGACAAGATCTATGCCGTCATTCGCGGCGTCGGCGGTTCCAGCGATGGCAGGGGCAAAGGCATCACGGCCCCCAACCCGATCGGCCAGCAGTTAGCCACGCAGCGGGCCTGGGAAAACGCCGGGCTGGATCCGGCCAGCGCCACCCTGGTCGAGGCGCACGGCACCAGCACCAAGGTGGGTGACGTGGTGGAAGTGGAAAGCCTGGCCACCATCTTCGGCAACGCGCCGCGCGGCAGCATCGCCCTGGGGTCGGCCAAGAGCAACATCGGCCACCTGAAGGCAGGCGCCGGCGCGGCCGGTCTGCTGAAGGCGGTGATGGCGGTGTATGACAAGGTACTGCCGCCCACGCTCAACGCGCAAAAACCGAACCCCAACCTCAACTTTGATCAGATGCCGTTCTTCGTCAATCATGATCTGCAGGAGTGGAAACAGCCAGCCCAGGGCCCACGGCGGGCGGGGGTCAGCGCGTATGGCTTTGGCGGCACCAATTTCCATGTGGTGGTGGAAGAGCACGTGCCGGGCGCGCTGGCTCGTGAGATAGCAACCTATGCGGGAGTGACTATCCCCGGCGCCAAAACAGCGCCGGCCTCGCCACCTGCCACCCTGCCTGTCACCCTCAGCGCGTCAACCAAGGCGCCGCTGCGCGGCATTCTGGCTGTGGGCGCGGCGTCGCCCGTCGAGCTGAAAGACAAACTGGACGCAATCTGGGGCCGCGTGGAAGACGGCTGGATGCCGCCCGTGGCGCCGCCGACCGCGGCTGATCTGGCCGCCAACGAGCGCCTGGTGATTGACTTTGGCACGCCTGATGAACTGCTCGACCGGCTAGGCAATGCGCGCAAAGCGGCCGGTTTTGGCAACGCCGCGGCCTGGAAGGCCCTGCAAGGTCGGGGCATCTTCCGCGGCAGCGGCCCCAAGCCAGGCAAGGTGGCCTTCCTCTTCCCCGGTCAGGGCAGCCAGTACGCGAACATGGGGCGCGAACTGGCCGCGGCTGATCCGGTGGTGGCCGAAGTGTTTGCCGAAGGTGACCGCGTGATGACGCCGATCCTGGGCAAGCCGCTGACCGATTTCATCTTCGTCAACGGCGACGACCCGCAGGCCATGAAGCGTGTGGAGCGCGATCTGATGCAGACCGCCATCACGCAGCCGGCCATGCTGACGATTGACACCGCGATCTACAAACTGCTGGCAACCTACGGCCAATACCCCGACATGGTCATGGGGCACTCCCTGGGCGAATATGGCGCGCTGATTGCCGCGGGCATCATGCCCTTTGCCGATGCGCTGGAGGCAGCCGCGGCGCGTGGCAGCGAAATGACCAAGGTCAGCATGGGCGACAACGGCTGGATGGCCGCGGTCATGGCGCCTTACAAGATGATCGAAGAGACGCTGCCGAAAATCAAGGGCTATGTGGTCGCGGCCAACATCAACAGCTACAACCAATCGGTGATTGGCGGCGAGAGCAAGGCGGTTGAGGAGGCGATCGGCCTCTTCAACGGCATGGGCTACCAGGCTGTGCGCCTGCCGGTGAGCCACGCCTTCCACACGCGCATCGTGGCCCCGGCCAGCAAGCCGCTGCGTCAGGTGCTCAATCGCCTGCGCATCTCCCTGCCGCTCCTACCACTGGTGGGCAACGTCTATGGTGAGTTCTATCCCAACGATGTCGAAGGCATCAAGGATCTGCTCGAACTGCAGATCGCTTCGCCGGTGCAGTGGATCAAGGGCCTGGAAACGCTGTACGCGGCCGGCGTGCGTACCTTCGTCGAAGTCGGCGCCAAGAAGGCGCTCAAGGGCCTGGTAGACGATGTCCTGGGCAGCAAGCCCGATGTCGTCTCGCTTTTCACCAATCACCCCAAGACCGGCGAGCTGCCGAGCTTCAACCAGGCGCTGTGCGGCCTTTACGCCGCCGGCTACGGCTTGACCGCCAGCCAACCGGCCTGGGAAATCAAGCCGCCGCCGTCGCAAGCCGCGGCAGCCCCTTCAACACCAACTCCGGCGTCGTCGGTCAGTGCGATAGCAGCCCCCTCTGCGCCTGTCGCTGCCGCGACCATGCCAGCCGAACAGGATTTTGCCATGCCAAACCTGCCGTCCCTACCTCCGGCACAAGCCTTTCAGATGATGGGTCAGATGTTTGCCCAGATGATGCAAACGATGGCCCAGCCGGCGCCCAAGACATTCGACCGCAACGACGTGCCGCAAGGCTCCATCGTGATCAGCGGCACCGGCCTGGGTCTGCCCGGCGTCAACAAAGCCGTCATGGACCCTGACAATGCGCTGCGCATCCTGCGTGGCGAGCAGTTTGTGGACCTGATCCCAGAGCGCTACCGCCGCCTGATCGCCGAGAAGCACGTCACCCGTGTGGTCAAGGCCGCAGATGGCAGCGGCAGCTTCGAGACGATTACCGATTCGGGCGATGTGATCAAACTGGCCGGCCGCGCCGGCGCCTTCGATCTCAGTGAAGAGTACGGCATCTCCGACAAACTGGTCGAGGCGCTGGACATCACCACGCAGTTGGCGATGGCCGCCGGCCTGGACGCGCTGCGCGAGGCCGGCCTTCCCCTGGTTCAGACCTGGAAGCGCACGAGCACCGGCCGCTTCCTGCCTGATCGCTGGATGCTGCCGGACAGTCTGCGCGACGAAACCGGTGTCGTCTTTGCCAGCGCGTTCCCCGGCGGCGACCGTTTCGCTGACGAGATGAAGCGCTACTACGTCTGGCAGGAACGCCTGCACCATCTGGAGATGCTGCAAAGCGTGCGTGGCGCCATCACCGAAAGCCAGGCCCTGCTGGAAGTGGACCGACGCATCAACGCGGTGCGTGACGACCTGGCGCGTGAGCCGTACGCCTTCGACCGTCGCTTCCTCTTCCGCATTCTGTCCATGGGCCACAGCCAGTTCGCCGAGTACATCGGTGCGCGCGGCCCCAATACCCAGGTCAACGCCGCGTGCGCAAGCACCGCGCAAGGCGTGTCCATCGCCGAGGACTGGATTCGCAGCGGCCGCTGCCGCCGCGTGATCGTGATCGGCGCGGACAATGTGACCGGCGACAACCTGATGGAATGGGTGGGCGCTGGCTTCCTGGCGACCGGCGCGGCTGCCACCGATGCCAAGGTGGAAGAAGCCGCCTTGCCCTTCGACCGCCGTCGCCATGGCACCCTGATGGGTATGGGCGCGTGCGCGTTGGTGATCGAAAGCGAAGACACCGTGCGCGAGCGCGGCATGCGCGGCATCGTCGAACTACTGAGCAGCGAGACCAGCAACAGCGCCTTCCACGGCACCCGCCTTGATGTGGATCACATTGCGATGGTGATGAACAACCTGGTGACGGCGGCCGAGCGCCGCTTCGGCGTGGATCGCCGCACGATGGCGCCGCAGATGGTCTTCATGTCGCATGAGACCTTTACGCCGGCCCGTGGCGGCAGCGCCGCGGCCGAGGTCATCGCCCTGCGCAGCACCTTTGGCGATGTCACCAACCAGATCATCATGGCCAACACCAAGGGCTTCACCGGTCATCCGATGGGCGTTGGCGTCGAGGACGTGATTGCGGTCAAAATCCTGGAATACGGCATTGTGCCGCCGGTGCCCAACTTCAAAGAAGTGGACCCCGACCTGGGCATGCTCAATCTCAGCCGCGGCGGCCGCTACCCGGTGCAGTACGCGCTGCACCTCGCGGCCGGCTTCGGCTCGCAGGTTGCGATGACCCTGACACGACGCATCCCCGGCGCGCTGGATCGCACCGACAACAAGGCGCTTTACCAGCGTTGGCTGGAAGATATCAGCGGTTACGATCGCGCGGAAACAGACGTGATCAAACGTGTGCTGCGCATCCGCAGTGAAGCGGCCCCCACTCGCCAGCCGGCGCCGAGTACCTGGCGCACAGGCACCGGGCCAACCGTGCGCGCCCTGGCCGCTGGCGATGGCGCCGGCGTGACCCACCTGCTGCCTACACCGATGGTGCTCCCGACCCTTGCTTCACCGGCGCCCCAAGTCATTGCGGCCCCAGCCGCGATGACGGCCCCGCCGGCCCCGCCAACATCGCTGGCTCCCGCTCCTGCACCCGTGGAGACTCCTGCACCGGCGCCGACTCCGGTAACCGGCCAGCGCTCGACCCTCGAGCCGCCGTGGCCCGCGGCACGCGCGGGGGAAGACCGGAGACCGGAGATTGGAGATCAGGTCACGGGGCGGGGGACGATGGCAGCGTCTGCGAGTGTCGCGGCGCCGAAACCGGTCTCTGATCTCGGATCTCAGGTTGTCAACAAGGTACTGGCGATCGTGGCCGAGAAGACCGGCTATCCGAGCGACATGCTCGACCTGGAGCTTGACCTGGAAGCCGACCTGGGCATTGATACCGTCAAGCAGGCCGAGACTTTCGCGGCTGTGCGCGAGGCCTTCGACATCCCCCGGCGCGACGACGTGAAGCTGCGTGATTATCCGACACTGAAGCGGGTGGTGGATTTCGTGCTCGAGAGCCGGCCGGAGTTGAGAGGAGAACAGAGAACAGAGACCAGAGATCAGGTCACGGGGCGGGGGACGATGGCAGCGTCTGCGAGTGTCGCGGCGCCGAAACCGGTCTCCGGTCTCGGATCTCAGGTGACTGAGAAGGTGCTGGCGATCGTGGCCGACAAGACCGGCTATCCGCAGGACATGCTCGACCTGGAGCTGGACCTGGAAGCCGACCTGGGCATTGATACCGTCAAGCAGGCCGAGACTTTCGCGGCTGTGCGCGAGGCCTTCGACATCCCCCGGCGCGATGACGTGAAGCTGCGCGATTACCCGACGCTCAAACGGGTAGTGGATTTCGTGGCGCCAGAGGGCGGGCCGGAGCCAGAGAGGAGAAGCACGGGGGGGGAGGGGAACAGAGACCGAGAGATCAGGTCACGGGGCGGGGGACGATGGCAGCGTCTGCGAGTGTCGCGGCGCCGAAACCGGTCTCCGGTCTCGGATCTCAGGTGA